One window of the Vicinamibacterales bacterium genome contains the following:
- the bla gene encoding subclass B3 metallo-beta-lactamase, protein MNDEIRTLLQAGRKIEAIKFVRQQTGTGLKAAKEYVEAVGRGESPAAPAPAPPGGTGCVSVLLLAVLAAAMLASGRGVVAQQDDNQPIAPFRIAGNLYYVGSSGISSYLVTTPAGHFVIDAGYESTVPIVEKNIRTLGFKVEEVRILLNTQAHYDHAAGFAALKQATGAQLMVSGADADVIERGGMHDFSFGDAHPFPPAEVDRRLKDGDTVTLGKVTLHANVTPGHTRGCTTWTFSVTENNRELHVVDMCGLTVLDTTHLVGNAGYPDIVADYERTFAAMRKLPVDIFIGAHPAYYDGTAKAARLAANPAGPNPFIDPEGYRSYIDTGEKRFREELAKEKGR, encoded by the coding sequence ATGAACGACGAAATCCGGACGCTGCTCCAGGCTGGGCGGAAGATCGAGGCGATCAAGTTCGTGCGCCAACAGACCGGCACCGGGCTGAAAGCAGCCAAGGAGTACGTGGAAGCGGTCGGTCGAGGTGAAAGTCCCGCGGCACCGGCTCCCGCGCCGCCGGGTGGCACGGGATGCGTGTCTGTTCTGCTGCTCGCAGTGCTGGCGGCGGCGATGCTTGCGTCGGGCCGCGGCGTCGTCGCGCAGCAGGACGACAACCAGCCCATCGCCCCCTTCCGCATCGCCGGCAACCTCTACTACGTCGGCTCGAGCGGCATCAGCTCGTACCTCGTCACCACACCGGCTGGCCACTTCGTGATCGATGCGGGCTACGAGTCGACCGTTCCGATCGTGGAGAAGAACATCAGGACGCTGGGCTTCAAGGTGGAGGAGGTGCGCATCCTGCTCAACACGCAGGCCCACTACGACCACGCCGCCGGCTTCGCGGCCTTGAAGCAAGCGACCGGCGCGCAGCTGATGGTCAGCGGAGCCGACGCCGACGTGATCGAGCGCGGCGGCATGCATGATTTCTCGTTCGGCGATGCCCATCCGTTTCCGCCGGCGGAGGTGGATCGGCGCCTGAAGGACGGCGACACGGTCACGCTCGGCAAGGTGACGCTGCACGCCAACGTCACACCCGGACACACCAGGGGCTGCACGACCTGGACGTTTTCGGTGACCGAGAACAACCGCGAGCTGCACGTCGTCGACATGTGCGGGCTGACCGTGCTCGATACGACCCATCTGGTCGGCAACGCCGGCTATCCGGACATCGTCGCCGACTATGAGCGGACGTTCGCGGCGATGCGCAAGCTGCCGGTCGATATCTTCATCGGCGCACATCCTGCTTACTACGACGGGACGGCGAAAGCGGCGCGGTTGGCGGCAAACCCCGCCGGCCCCAACCCCTTCATCGATCCGGAGGGCTACCGGAGCTACATCGACACTGGCGAGAAGCGGTTCCGCGAGGAGCTGGCGAAGGAAAAAGGACGTTAG
- a CDS encoding SPFH domain-containing protein, which yields MNTGPALQLIILVAILLLVGRSLFRTVPQATVAVVTVFGKYHRIMREGLNFKMPWEKVLYRLSLQNRALQLEFQAITQDQANVKFATMVLYAVAAAAEESIKKAVFSFATPQEFQLALQRTIDGSIRQFVATTKQSDILGMRAEIVDHTKKNLDEVVLNWGYVVRDIQITDMTFDKEIMDSMARVVSSKNLLAAASNEGAALLVKRTKDAEAEAAFKTIGAEAEKKAAALRGEGLALFRKNVADGMKEAAESLRAAGVDANFLLFLEYTDALKYVADHAQGKVIFMDSGAGASTRAVQGILGMQAEIPVPPSLPVASS from the coding sequence ATGAACACCGGTCCGGCATTGCAGTTGATCATTCTCGTGGCGATATTGCTGCTCGTCGGGCGGTCGTTGTTCCGCACCGTGCCGCAGGCGACCGTCGCCGTGGTCACCGTGTTCGGCAAATACCACCGCATCATGCGCGAGGGCCTCAATTTCAAGATGCCCTGGGAGAAGGTGTTGTATCGCCTGTCGCTGCAAAATCGCGCCCTGCAGCTGGAGTTTCAAGCCATCACGCAGGACCAGGCCAACGTCAAGTTCGCGACCATGGTGCTGTACGCGGTGGCCGCCGCGGCCGAGGAGTCGATCAAGAAGGCGGTGTTCAGCTTCGCCACGCCGCAGGAGTTCCAGCTGGCATTGCAGCGGACCATTGATGGCTCGATACGCCAGTTCGTCGCCACCACCAAACAATCCGATATCCTCGGCATGCGCGCCGAAATCGTCGATCACACCAAGAAGAATCTCGACGAGGTGGTACTCAACTGGGGCTACGTGGTGCGCGACATTCAGATCACCGACATGACCTTCGACAAGGAGATCATGGATTCGATGGCCCGCGTGGTCTCGTCGAAGAACCTGCTCGCGGCGGCGTCGAACGAAGGGGCGGCACTGCTGGTGAAGCGGACCAAGGACGCCGAAGCCGAGGCGGCCTTCAAGACAATCGGCGCGGAAGCGGAAAAGAAGGCGGCGGCCCTGCGCGGCGAGGGTCTGGCGCTCTTCCGCAAGAACGTCGCCGACGGCATGAAGGAAGCCGCCGAGAGCCTGCGCGCCGCCGGCGTGGACGCCAATTTCCTGCTGTTTCTCGAGTACACCGATGCACTGAAGTACGTCGCCGATCATGCGCAGGGAAAGGTGATCTTCATGGACTCGGGCGCCGGCGCCTCGACGCGGGCGGTGCAGGGCATCCTCGGCATGCAGGCCGAGATCCCCGTGCCGCCGTCGCTGCCGGTGGCGTCGTCGTAG